In Streptomyces longhuiensis, the following proteins share a genomic window:
- a CDS encoding antibiotic biosynthesis monooxygenase, whose translation MYAVVRRYEGVTDSAEAGRRVDEGFVPLLRRVPGFVAYYWVDAGDGVMLSTSVFEDQSGAEESINQAADFVRDSLSSLLPNPPQVTAGPVVAAG comes from the coding sequence ATGTACGCAGTTGTTCGGCGGTACGAAGGCGTGACTGACTCCGCCGAGGCAGGACGCCGAGTGGACGAGGGATTCGTGCCGCTACTCCGCCGAGTCCCGGGTTTCGTGGCCTACTACTGGGTGGACGCCGGGGACGGAGTGATGCTCTCCACCAGCGTCTTTGAAGACCAATCAGGGGCCGAAGAGTCGATCAACCAGGCGGCGGACTTCGTACGGGACAGCCTCTCGTCGCTGCTCCCCAACCCTCCTCAGGTCACGGCCGGCCCGGTTGTGGCTGCTGGGTAG
- a CDS encoding LacI family DNA-binding transcriptional regulator, with the protein MATSAPGPRPPTIADVARVAGVSRTTVSHALNGLGKVDPRTRERVRQVAAELGYRPNLRAQRLRRGQAKAIALASSMPFAVAGGPSRLGFYMEVAAAAAESALLHDYALVLVPPVQSDSALYSVDIDGAIVVEPEVDDAAVAQLRERGLPYVTLGRPVSAEENAPYVDLRGDLVVELLLEHLHEQGAVKPALIVGSGSRHSSVDALTAYERVAERHGWTPIVARVPESGGEEAGYERCAELLAEHPDVDAVCALVDAFAVGAVRAVRDSGLTVPDDVMVVTRYDGLRARTCEPPLTAVDLHLDKAASDAVELLLGRLLGDTATPSVAVSPNPQVIVRASSIRAGRN; encoded by the coding sequence ATGGCTACTTCCGCCCCCGGCCCGAGGCCGCCGACGATCGCCGATGTGGCACGCGTCGCCGGCGTGTCGCGCACGACCGTGTCGCACGCCCTGAACGGGCTCGGCAAGGTCGATCCCCGGACGCGGGAGCGCGTGAGGCAGGTGGCGGCGGAGCTGGGCTACCGCCCGAACCTACGGGCGCAGCGGCTGCGGCGTGGACAGGCGAAGGCCATTGCGCTGGCGTCCTCGATGCCGTTCGCGGTGGCGGGCGGGCCGTCACGGCTCGGCTTCTACATGGAGGTCGCGGCGGCGGCCGCGGAGAGCGCGCTGCTTCACGACTACGCACTCGTGCTCGTACCGCCCGTGCAGTCGGATTCCGCGCTGTACTCCGTCGACATCGACGGAGCCATCGTGGTCGAGCCGGAAGTGGATGATGCCGCGGTCGCGCAGCTGCGTGAGCGCGGGCTGCCGTACGTGACGCTCGGCAGGCCGGTGTCCGCCGAGGAGAACGCGCCGTACGTCGACCTGCGCGGTGATCTGGTGGTGGAGCTGCTGCTGGAGCACCTGCACGAGCAGGGTGCGGTGAAACCGGCGCTGATCGTGGGCTCCGGTTCGCGGCATTCATCCGTCGATGCGCTCACCGCGTACGAGCGCGTCGCCGAGCGGCACGGCTGGACGCCGATCGTGGCGAGGGTCCCGGAGTCGGGCGGAGAGGAAGCGGGGTACGAGCGGTGCGCCGAACTGCTCGCCGAGCACCCGGACGTCGACGCGGTCTGCGCGCTGGTCGATGCCTTCGCGGTGGGCGCGGTCCGGGCGGTCCGGGACAGCGGGCTGACCGTACCGGACGACGTCATGGTCGTCACCCGCTACGACGGCCTGCGTGCCCGCACCTGTGAACCGCCTCTGACGGCGGTCGACCTGCACCTGGACAAGGCGGCGTCCGACGCGGTGGAACTGTTGCTGGGGCGGCTTCTCGGGGACACCGCCACGCCATCGGTGGCGGTGTCCCCGAACCCGCAGGTGATCGTCCGGGCTTCGTCGATACGAGCCGGCCGGAACTGA
- a CDS encoding alpha/beta hydrolase, protein MHISGPTVGRRVCAAVIAALVTYSTVLTGENLAAAGRIPTPSVPAPKLDWSPCVQGSPFDCATAKVPLDYNNPGRRTIELAVVKRKATGPGRRIGTLLFNPGGPGGPGTVQMPQNYEFFPREVRERFDIVSWDPRGIGNSTAVNCFATTGEAAAWEAGKPAGVPVGAQQRAAVIAAYQDLSQRCERRDPGLLRHVSTADTARDLEGLRKAVGDAQLTYLGISYGTILGATYANMFPDRVRAMVLDSNIDPQAWTNHASDADPRLTTFLRMGLDRAAAAVLDRFLTLCGSTDAAGCAFSAGSPAATRDRFDQLMRRLRAQPVGEWTYGRTIADVVSSLYILHPGWTDLAGRLWDLWQGRVPKPSQPPPAPPVPHPNPYVGDEQASAVLCGDSPNPRDPAVYPAMEEAAARRGGDAGRYWTWATVPCISWPAVAADRYRGPWNGPTAHPILVVGTKYDPATPYADSQAMARELADARLLTHEGYGHTELINPSSCVKTYEARYLVDGTLPPAGTTCRQDKPPFPARKPVGGVAAGGGWTAGIVR, encoded by the coding sequence ATGCACATATCTGGACCGACGGTGGGCCGTCGGGTCTGTGCCGCGGTCATCGCCGCGTTGGTGACCTACTCGACCGTTCTGACCGGGGAGAACCTCGCCGCAGCCGGACGAATACCCACACCTTCGGTGCCGGCCCCGAAGCTGGACTGGAGCCCCTGCGTTCAAGGCAGCCCGTTCGACTGCGCGACCGCGAAGGTGCCACTGGACTACAACAACCCAGGTCGTCGCACCATCGAACTGGCAGTCGTCAAACGGAAGGCGACCGGCCCTGGCCGACGCATCGGCACCCTGCTCTTCAACCCCGGCGGACCCGGCGGGCCGGGAACGGTCCAGATGCCACAGAACTACGAGTTCTTTCCGCGCGAGGTGCGGGAGCGGTTCGACATCGTCAGCTGGGACCCCCGCGGGATCGGCAACAGCACCGCGGTGAACTGCTTCGCGACCACCGGGGAGGCCGCCGCGTGGGAAGCGGGCAAACCGGCCGGCGTCCCGGTGGGCGCACAGCAGCGAGCGGCCGTGATCGCCGCGTACCAGGATCTTTCCCAGCGCTGTGAGCGGCGTGACCCCGGACTGCTGCGTCATGTGTCGACCGCCGACACCGCTCGCGATCTCGAAGGGCTGCGCAAGGCGGTGGGCGACGCGCAACTCACCTACCTCGGAATCTCCTACGGCACGATCCTGGGCGCCACCTACGCCAACATGTTTCCCGACAGGGTCCGTGCCATGGTCCTCGACAGCAACATCGATCCGCAGGCCTGGACGAACCACGCCTCCGACGCGGACCCTCGGCTGACCACGTTCCTGCGTATGGGCTTGGACCGCGCCGCGGCAGCGGTCCTGGACCGGTTCCTCACCCTGTGCGGATCCACGGACGCAGCGGGCTGCGCCTTCTCCGCCGGCAGTCCGGCAGCGACCCGGGACAGGTTCGACCAGCTGATGCGGAGGCTGCGGGCGCAGCCCGTGGGTGAGTGGACCTACGGCCGCACGATCGCCGACGTCGTGAGCAGCCTCTACATCCTCCACCCTGGCTGGACGGACCTCGCCGGCAGGCTGTGGGACCTCTGGCAGGGCCGCGTCCCCAAGCCGTCCCAGCCCCCGCCCGCACCACCGGTCCCGCATCCGAATCCGTACGTCGGCGACGAACAGGCAAGTGCGGTGCTCTGCGGCGACAGCCCCAATCCGCGTGACCCCGCCGTCTACCCCGCCATGGAAGAGGCCGCCGCCCGACGCGGGGGCGACGCCGGACGCTACTGGACCTGGGCCACCGTGCCGTGTATCTCCTGGCCGGCCGTCGCGGCCGACCGCTACCGAGGACCGTGGAACGGGCCCACGGCACACCCGATCCTGGTGGTCGGCACCAAGTACGACCCCGCCACTCCCTACGCGGACTCTCAGGCGATGGCCAGGGAATTGGCCGATGCCCGCCTGCTCACCCACGAGGGATACGGTCACACCGAGCTGATCAACCCCAGCAGCTGCGTGAAGACATACGAGGCCCGGTACCTCGTAGACGGCACCCTCCCGCCGGCGGGAACGACCTGTCGACAGGACAAGCCGCCCTTCCCTGCGCGCAAGCCGGTCGGCGGCGTCGCCGCCGGCGGTGGTTGGACGGCCGGCATCGTCCGCTGA
- a CDS encoding NAD(P)/FAD-dependent oxidoreductase: MGDGTPDVLNARSPALNYRAPHPQLELMMTPYVNGEISHWMKASGSVDQQDGPRAAGRRAGALPDEEQDFVIVGGGLTGLWAAYYAAAEQPDAKITVLEAEEVGYGASGRNGGWLSPLIPGNRGVYAKAARRRGQDGAAAIASFQRAMETAIDDTLRVLEDEGINADQHRGGHLRVATTPAAMKRLEATHTADLAHGYYAQDLELLDADAVRKRINISPALGGLLTRTTARVDPAKLVHGLAAAVENKGARILEGTRATRITPHAVTTSRGIVRGKTILTCVEAYSGQIDSDARGLDARDVIPVNSSMIVTQQLPDSAWEQVGWQGYECLGDAAHTFVYAQRTADGRIAIGGRGTPYAFNSGTPGLGTVDARTVRTLHERLQLFFPGVQFEVEHAWRGAIGVTRDWCAGITFDPATRIGVVRGFAGHGVTATHLAARTLIDRAAGRETPLTQLPWNDHDSGRWEPEPLRWIGVHGMYRLFGIADRWEESRHSQNTSLIARFGSRLAGLE, translated from the coding sequence GTGGGCGATGGCACCCCCGACGTACTGAACGCCCGGTCGCCGGCACTCAACTACCGGGCGCCGCACCCCCAGTTGGAGCTAATGATGACCCCGTACGTGAACGGCGAGATATCGCATTGGATGAAGGCCTCCGGCTCCGTGGACCAGCAGGACGGCCCCCGCGCAGCGGGCCGTCGCGCCGGGGCCCTGCCCGACGAGGAACAAGACTTCGTGATCGTCGGCGGCGGGCTCACCGGCCTGTGGGCCGCCTACTACGCGGCTGCGGAGCAACCCGATGCGAAGATCACGGTACTGGAGGCCGAGGAGGTCGGCTACGGCGCCTCCGGCCGTAACGGCGGCTGGCTCTCCCCGCTCATCCCCGGCAACCGAGGCGTCTACGCCAAGGCCGCGCGTCGGCGCGGCCAGGACGGCGCTGCGGCCATCGCCTCGTTCCAGCGCGCGATGGAAACGGCCATCGACGACACCCTTCGCGTCCTTGAGGACGAGGGCATCAACGCGGATCAGCACCGCGGCGGGCATCTGCGCGTCGCCACCACCCCGGCCGCGATGAAGCGCCTCGAAGCCACCCACACCGCCGACCTCGCCCACGGCTACTACGCGCAGGACCTCGAACTCCTCGACGCCGACGCCGTCAGGAAGCGGATCAACATCAGCCCCGCCCTGGGCGGCCTGCTCACCCGCACCACCGCCCGCGTCGACCCGGCCAAGCTCGTCCACGGGCTCGCGGCCGCCGTGGAGAACAAGGGCGCACGCATCCTCGAAGGAACCCGCGCCACCCGCATCACACCGCACGCGGTAACCACCTCACGCGGAATTGTCCGCGGCAAGACGATCCTGACCTGCGTGGAAGCGTACTCGGGGCAGATCGACAGCGACGCCCGCGGACTCGACGCGCGGGACGTCATCCCCGTCAACTCCTCGATGATCGTGACCCAACAGCTCCCCGACAGCGCCTGGGAGCAGGTCGGCTGGCAGGGGTACGAGTGCCTCGGCGACGCCGCGCACACCTTCGTCTACGCCCAACGCACCGCCGACGGCCGCATCGCCATCGGCGGCCGCGGCACCCCTTACGCCTTCAACTCCGGTACCCCAGGCCTGGGCACCGTGGACGCCCGCACCGTGCGCACCCTGCACGAACGACTCCAACTCTTCTTCCCTGGCGTGCAGTTCGAGGTCGAGCACGCCTGGCGCGGCGCCATCGGAGTAACCCGTGACTGGTGCGCCGGGATCACCTTCGACCCAGCCACCAGGATCGGTGTCGTCCGCGGCTTCGCCGGCCATGGCGTGACCGCCACACACCTCGCCGCGCGCACCCTCATCGACCGGGCCGCCGGTCGCGAAACCCCCCTCACCCAACTGCCCTGGAACGACCACGACTCGGGGCGTTGGGAGCCCGAGCCGCTGCGCTGGATCGGCGTCCACGGCATGTACCGGCTCTTCGGCATCGCCGACCGCTGGGAGGAGAGCCGGCACTCCCAGAACACCTCTCTCATCGCCCGCTTCGGCTCCCGACTGGCAGGACTCGAATGA
- a CDS encoding sulfite exporter TauE/SafE family protein, with translation MSTQILAVLAVTVAVAAFVQGSSGLGFALIVAPVAGILDPGLVPVFVLASMIPLNLYVAWRERSSLDLRGAGWITGARLAATPAGLAVLWLIPERGLGLFVGGATVLAAVASLTVPAFTPGRAAYVGAGAVTGLTETATGVGGPPLALVYQHRPPAELRSTVAACFLIGEVASLALLFATGKAEVTELGEAVALLPAIAAGAWLSRLVHHRLDARRMRLFVLVFALVSGLVLILRA, from the coding sequence GTGAGTACGCAGATACTGGCGGTCCTCGCCGTGACGGTGGCCGTCGCCGCCTTCGTCCAGGGCAGCAGCGGACTGGGATTCGCGCTGATCGTCGCGCCCGTGGCCGGAATCCTCGATCCCGGCCTGGTCCCGGTCTTCGTCCTCGCGTCGATGATCCCGCTCAACCTGTACGTCGCCTGGCGCGAACGGTCCTCGCTCGACCTGCGCGGCGCGGGCTGGATCACCGGGGCGCGGCTCGCCGCCACCCCGGCCGGCCTTGCGGTGCTCTGGCTGATCCCGGAACGCGGCCTCGGCCTGTTCGTGGGCGGCGCCACTGTGCTCGCGGCCGTCGCGAGCCTGACCGTGCCCGCGTTCACGCCCGGACGGGCCGCATACGTCGGCGCGGGCGCGGTGACCGGGCTGACCGAGACCGCGACCGGTGTCGGCGGGCCTCCGCTCGCGCTGGTCTATCAGCATCGCCCGCCCGCCGAACTGCGCTCCACGGTCGCCGCGTGCTTCCTCATCGGGGAAGTCGCCTCCCTGGCACTGCTGTTCGCGACAGGGAAAGCGGAGGTCACGGAGCTCGGCGAGGCAGTCGCGCTCCTGCCCGCGATCGCGGCCGGTGCATGGCTCAGCCGCCTGGTGCATCACCGTCTGGACGCACGCAGGATGCGTCTGTTCGTCCTGGTCTTCGCATTGGTCTCGGGGCTCGTCCTCATACTCCGGGCCTGA
- a CDS encoding peptide MFS transporter, which translates to MSTTSQQTPAAPDRTPHGKAVGVPQGPFRRGLLSMAFTELWERYSFYGLQGILSFYLLYKVTDGGLALDPALASGIVGAYGGAVYLSQILGAWLGDRLVSPQNMVLYGAVVITAGHVVLALAPGLTGLGAGLLCIVLGTGALKTNITSIVGFVLDQNDDERYRDAGFSYFYMAINIGAVIGPLTTGLAQNELGFHYGFGLAAIGMAAALVQYVTSMKKLPERARIVNNPLPKRRLPLVALAAVLCVALVAGAVAGGLLRAENLSTVVTITALVAAATYFLTMTTSRSVTHVERRRILGYLPLFLASGVYFGFLFQKFTAISILITERIDLDIGGWTFPVAWITTASPLAAVLITPLIARLWKKLGHRQPSAVTKIAIGLTQIGCAYLFLLVISEATGTADIPLILILLFMMAAGSSEVFVGPIGLSLATRIGPGKFRSQMVGLNFLTLALGSSLAGLLGQLFTAIDNASYFTVTAVCGIGIGLALLATRKPVGRLLEAGLQG; encoded by the coding sequence ATGAGCACGACATCGCAGCAGACCCCCGCCGCTCCCGACCGCACGCCCCACGGGAAAGCGGTCGGTGTACCCCAAGGCCCGTTCCGGCGAGGCCTGTTGAGCATGGCCTTCACCGAACTGTGGGAGCGTTACTCCTTCTACGGTCTGCAGGGCATCCTCTCCTTCTACCTCCTGTACAAAGTGACCGACGGTGGCCTGGCGTTGGACCCAGCACTCGCCTCGGGCATCGTCGGCGCGTATGGCGGCGCGGTCTACCTGTCCCAGATCCTCGGCGCCTGGCTCGGCGACCGCCTGGTCAGCCCGCAGAACATGGTCCTGTACGGCGCCGTCGTCATCACTGCCGGACATGTCGTGCTCGCCCTCGCACCCGGCCTGACCGGCCTCGGCGCCGGCCTGCTGTGCATCGTCCTGGGTACCGGCGCGCTGAAGACGAACATCACCTCGATCGTGGGCTTCGTCCTCGACCAGAACGACGACGAACGCTACCGGGACGCCGGATTCTCGTACTTCTACATGGCCATCAACATCGGCGCGGTGATCGGCCCGCTCACCACCGGCCTCGCCCAGAACGAACTCGGCTTCCACTACGGCTTCGGTCTCGCCGCCATCGGCATGGCAGCGGCGCTCGTCCAGTACGTCACCTCGATGAAGAAGCTCCCCGAGCGCGCCCGCATCGTCAACAATCCGCTACCCAAGAGGCGACTGCCCCTCGTCGCCCTTGCCGCCGTGCTCTGCGTCGCGCTCGTCGCCGGAGCTGTCGCGGGCGGCCTGCTGCGCGCGGAGAACCTGTCCACCGTCGTCACCATCACGGCGCTGGTGGCCGCCGCCACGTACTTCCTGACCATGACCACATCGAGGTCGGTCACTCACGTCGAACGCCGACGCATACTCGGCTATCTGCCACTCTTCCTGGCGTCCGGCGTCTACTTCGGATTCCTGTTCCAGAAGTTCACGGCGATCTCCATCCTGATCACCGAACGCATCGACCTGGACATCGGCGGCTGGACGTTCCCCGTCGCCTGGATCACCACCGCCAGCCCTCTGGCCGCTGTCCTGATCACGCCTCTCATCGCCCGCCTGTGGAAGAAGCTGGGGCATCGCCAGCCCAGCGCGGTGACCAAGATCGCCATCGGCCTGACGCAGATCGGCTGCGCCTACCTGTTCCTGCTCGTCATCTCCGAGGCCACCGGCACCGCGGACATTCCGCTGATCCTCATCCTCCTGTTCATGATGGCCGCCGGCTCCTCCGAGGTCTTCGTCGGCCCCATCGGCCTCTCCCTGGCCACCCGGATCGGACCCGGGAAATTCCGCTCCCAGATGGTCGGCCTCAACTTCCTCACACTGGCCCTGGGTTCGTCGCTCGCGGGCCTGCTCGGCCAGCTCTTCACAGCGATCGACAACGCCTCCTACTTCACCGTCACCGCGGTGTGTGGCATCGGCATCGGCCTGGCGCTCCTCGCCACCCGCAAGCCCGTGGGGCGGCTCTTGGAGGCAGGGCTGCAGGGCTGA
- a CDS encoding nuclear transport factor 2 family protein — translation MLNRYYQAMLDKSPDDLADLYAMDAVHEFPFTSPGFPPRYEGREAVRAGYRAAWRASPVHVQEVRRIAAYETGDPEVIIAEHVVVGTLPTRRTSFTVPGLLVLHIHSGLITRARDYMDSLSVASARG, via the coding sequence GTGCTGAACCGCTACTACCAGGCCATGCTCGACAAGTCCCCGGACGATCTCGCCGATCTCTATGCCATGGACGCGGTGCACGAATTCCCGTTCACCTCCCCCGGTTTCCCTCCGCGCTACGAGGGACGCGAAGCAGTGCGCGCGGGATACCGGGCGGCCTGGAGAGCAAGCCCCGTCCATGTGCAGGAGGTCAGAAGGATCGCGGCCTACGAGACCGGCGATCCGGAAGTGATCATCGCCGAGCACGTCGTGGTGGGAACGCTGCCGACCAGACGCACCAGCTTCACCGTCCCCGGTCTCTTGGTGCTCCACATCCACAGCGGACTGATCACGCGGGCCCGCGACTACATGGACAGCTTGAGCGTCGCCAGCGCCAGAGGGTGA
- a CDS encoding helix-turn-helix domain-containing protein: MPNDQPGSPQAGIGARLRRRRRALHLTLADVAGQTGLTEGYLSQVERDQANASVRTLQRLCEVLKLAVGDLFDQGAGAAGSVLRFRDSHGMSFGQGATKIKLTPGSFDHLEVLLGHFTPGGSTGVEPYTHGSSEELLLVLSGEVDVWVRDQHHRLGALDSIHYRSSDPHRIVEATGTDEARVLWAMAPPTY, encoded by the coding sequence ATGCCGAACGATCAACCCGGCTCGCCACAGGCGGGCATCGGCGCTCGCCTGCGCCGCCGCAGGCGAGCGCTGCATCTGACCCTCGCCGACGTCGCCGGACAGACCGGCCTCACCGAGGGCTACCTCTCCCAGGTGGAACGCGACCAGGCCAATGCGAGCGTGCGCACCTTGCAGCGCCTGTGCGAAGTCCTCAAGCTCGCCGTCGGCGACCTGTTCGACCAAGGCGCGGGCGCGGCGGGCTCGGTGCTGCGCTTCCGGGACAGCCACGGCATGTCGTTCGGCCAGGGCGCCACGAAGATCAAGCTCACGCCCGGGTCGTTCGACCACCTGGAGGTGCTGCTGGGGCACTTCACCCCGGGCGGCTCGACCGGCGTGGAGCCCTACACCCATGGCAGTTCGGAGGAACTGCTCCTGGTGCTGTCGGGCGAGGTGGATGTGTGGGTGCGCGATCAGCACCACCGGCTCGGCGCCCTGGACTCGATCCACTACCGCAGCAGCGATCCCCACCGGATCGTCGAGGCCACCGGCACCGACGAGGCCCGCGTGCTGTGGGCGATGGCACCCCCGACGTACTGA
- a CDS encoding amidohydrolase family protein → MNQSDRDSLAGPSPLLLVPDAVLLPEGPADGWAVTIDDGRFEAVGPADELERAHPQLPAVRLPGHLLMPGFVDAHHHLTQSFGSALAFGEPSEIFRRVWVPLEGALDEESAYTAAKLAALEAMRGGFTTVTDAGTRAGVDVEVIASAARDAGIRCVLGLVCNDADATENEDATDRPAVLDQAEKHLTRYDGEPLIHPSLAVSIPEAATERTLHATARLAAEAGAVVQIHVNEHLAGVERSLVRHGLRPLEHLHSVGALGPQLLAAHATMLTPGELTLLADTGTAISYNPVASAWKGNAVAPATAMAERGVRFGLGTDGTRGDGFRLAEAAEFAQRLAYGLATGDSSCGAGWTWLERANRGGADAVGLGARTGTVAQGMAADFLLVDVDTPELALSWDLPWELVRRGNRDQITAVFVAGRLRMWHGRPTEWDGPELVRRAAELARAAVARADVTRVHPTSTASRALIRAQDRSTAR, encoded by the coding sequence ATGAACCAATCCGACCGCGACTCCCTCGCCGGCCCCAGCCCGCTCCTTCTCGTACCGGACGCGGTCCTGCTGCCCGAAGGCCCCGCCGACGGCTGGGCCGTCACGATCGACGACGGTCGCTTCGAAGCCGTCGGACCGGCGGACGAACTGGAGCGCGCGCACCCGCAATTGCCGGCCGTACGACTGCCCGGGCACCTGCTGATGCCCGGATTCGTCGACGCCCACCACCACCTCACCCAGAGCTTCGGCTCCGCACTCGCCTTCGGGGAGCCCTCCGAGATCTTCCGCCGGGTGTGGGTACCGCTGGAAGGAGCGTTGGACGAGGAATCGGCCTACACCGCGGCCAAGCTGGCCGCCCTCGAAGCGATGCGTGGCGGATTCACCACCGTCACGGACGCCGGCACGCGCGCCGGTGTCGACGTCGAAGTGATCGCGTCCGCCGCGCGTGACGCCGGCATCCGCTGCGTCCTGGGCCTCGTCTGCAACGACGCGGACGCCACGGAGAATGAGGACGCGACGGACCGCCCGGCCGTTCTCGACCAGGCCGAAAAGCACCTCACCCGCTACGACGGAGAGCCGCTCATCCATCCGTCCCTGGCCGTCTCCATCCCCGAGGCGGCAACCGAACGCACCCTGCACGCCACCGCCCGCCTCGCCGCCGAGGCCGGGGCCGTCGTCCAGATTCATGTCAACGAGCACCTCGCCGGCGTGGAACGTTCCCTGGTACGACACGGGCTTCGGCCCCTCGAGCACCTGCACAGCGTCGGCGCGCTCGGCCCCCAACTGCTCGCCGCGCACGCCACGATGCTCACGCCAGGCGAGCTGACCCTGCTCGCCGACACAGGAACCGCCATCAGCTACAACCCCGTCGCCAGCGCATGGAAGGGCAACGCGGTCGCGCCCGCGACCGCCATGGCCGAGCGTGGCGTCCGCTTCGGGCTCGGCACCGACGGCACCCGCGGCGACGGCTTCCGGCTCGCGGAGGCCGCCGAGTTCGCGCAGCGTCTCGCGTACGGTCTGGCGACCGGTGACTCGTCGTGCGGTGCGGGCTGGACGTGGCTGGAGCGCGCCAACCGGGGCGGTGCGGATGCCGTCGGGCTCGGCGCCCGCACCGGCACCGTCGCCCAGGGCATGGCGGCCGACTTCCTTCTCGTCGACGTCGACACCCCGGAATTGGCGCTCTCCTGGGACCTGCCGTGGGAACTCGTACGACGCGGCAACCGGGACCAGATCACCGCCGTCTTCGTCGCCGGGCGACTGCGGATGTGGCACGGCCGGCCGACCGAATGGGACGGGCCCGAACTGGTGAGACGGGCGGCGGAACTGGCGCGTGCTGCCGTCGCCAGGGCGGACGTCACCCGAGTGCACCCCACCTCCACGGCATCACGGGCACTGATCCGGGCACAGGATCGGAGCACGGCGCGGTGA
- a CDS encoding uracil-xanthine permease family protein, giving the protein MSSPRQSRPPAGQPPAGGPAAKHPSGEPTALPSEISALSDTCETVNSQLTQTVDPDERPHSEGHRPDGARPEGGRPDTTGSSADEGAPPGVHPVDESRPLGRILLFGIQHVLVMAATPISAIFLMSATLGLRAGLTVDLLSAAFVLSGVGSLIQSLGPWKFGPRLPFVMLPGGAPLILFLAIAEQHGVRIATGAVVLTAVFTFVVLPVFSRLLAYFPALVIGTMIVIVGVNLVKVGAVLVTGQPGSPGFANPTNLGLGMATIGFTIVFYLLFTGILRQLAVMLGLFAGTALAAALGAIDDAGAIGGGLVNLPHLMPFGSPEFNLVAALPLMLYSLASMAEATGQTVINAEAVGKTVDKRTDVPKTVRADALTSLFGGFFGLPLMVTSGENIGIVRVTGVRSRFVTAAAGVVLIVIGILAPVTRAISVIPTAVVGGTAMVVFAVITVLGIQMLGRSDLDKHTSTFICAVALALGLLPILVPGVYGAFPPNVRILLESGVAVGTFAAAVLNILFHHVRPGVAARLTTARTEGDR; this is encoded by the coding sequence ATGTCCAGTCCCCGTCAGAGCAGGCCACCGGCCGGCCAACCGCCGGCCGGTGGCCCTGCGGCCAAGCACCCATCAGGCGAGCCCACCGCACTTCCCTCCGAGATCTCCGCACTCTCCGACACCTGCGAGACCGTCAACTCCCAGCTCACGCAGACAGTCGACCCGGATGAGCGTCCCCATTCCGAGGGTCACCGCCCCGACGGTGCTCGTCCCGAGGGTGGTCGTCCCGACACCACCGGGTCCTCGGCCGACGAAGGTGCCCCGCCCGGCGTGCACCCCGTGGACGAGTCGCGTCCCCTGGGGCGCATCCTGCTCTTCGGGATCCAGCACGTCCTCGTGATGGCCGCGACCCCCATCTCGGCAATCTTCCTGATGAGCGCCACCCTCGGCCTGCGTGCCGGTCTCACCGTCGATCTGCTCTCGGCGGCCTTCGTGCTCTCCGGCGTGGGATCGCTGATCCAGTCGCTCGGACCCTGGAAGTTCGGGCCGCGGCTGCCCTTCGTGATGCTGCCGGGCGGGGCTCCGCTCATCCTGTTCCTCGCGATCGCCGAGCAGCACGGCGTACGCATCGCCACCGGTGCGGTGGTCCTGACCGCGGTGTTCACCTTCGTCGTGCTGCCGGTCTTCTCGCGGCTGCTCGCATACTTTCCCGCCCTGGTCATCGGCACCATGATCGTCATCGTCGGTGTCAACCTGGTGAAGGTCGGCGCGGTCCTCGTCACGGGACAGCCCGGCTCGCCCGGCTTCGCCAATCCCACCAACCTCGGTCTCGGCATGGCGACGATCGGGTTCACCATCGTCTTCTACCTGCTTTTCACCGGCATCCTGCGCCAACTGGCCGTCATGCTCGGCCTGTTCGCCGGCACCGCGCTCGCCGCGGCCCTCGGCGCCATCGACGACGCAGGTGCCATAGGCGGCGGACTGGTGAACCTGCCGCACCTGATGCCCTTCGGCTCACCCGAGTTCAACCTCGTAGCAGCCCTGCCCCTGATGCTCTACAGCCTGGCCTCCATGGCCGAGGCCACCGGCCAGACCGTCATCAACGCCGAGGCCGTCGGCAAGACGGTCGACAAGCGGACCGACGTGCCGAAGACCGTCCGCGCTGACGCTCTCACCTCGCTCTTCGGCGGATTCTTCGGCCTGCCGCTCATGGTCACCAGCGGAGAGAACATCGGCATCGTCCGCGTCACCGGCGTCCGCAGCCGGTTCGTCACCGCCGCAGCCGGAGTCGTGCTCATCGTCATCGGGATCCTCGCACCCGTCACCCGCGCCATCAGCGTGATCCCGACCGCTGTCGTCGGCGGCACCGCCATGGTCGTCTTCGCCGTCATCACCGTGCTCGGCATCCAGATGCTCGGCCGCTCCGACCTCGACAAGCACACCAGCACCTTCATATGCGCCGTCGCTCTCGCACTCGGGCTCCTGCCCATCCTCGTCCCCGGCGTGTACGGCGCGTTCCCTCCCAACGTCCGCATCCTCCTCGAAAGCGGCGTCGCCGTCGGCACGTTCGCCGCCGCCGTTCTCAACATCCTCTTCCACCATGTCAGGCCAGGCGTCGCCGCCCGTCTGACCACCGCACGCACAGAAGGCGACCGATGA